The following coding sequences lie in one Methanobacterium alcaliphilum genomic window:
- a CDS encoding right-handed parallel beta-helix repeat-containing protein, whose protein sequence is MKSKLFSLIIMFIFVFSVVTPVVNGLEKIDGSKWRMEINKTNSTNKTINDTSKNSTFNNTTKNQTDDLNKMKLYVDSINGNDSNDGIDPTNPKKTIKSALRSSPENGTIILSANCDFKENGIYIDKNVQIISQGSAIDAEGNGRAIEIAGDKNVNITGVKIINANVLSPRDGGAGIYINNGAEVIIDNCNFNNDIAGLDFDPIIENPRMSINSIYPSGGAIYNNGAKSLIIKNSHFQHNKAYYGAAIYNYGNTKIENCNFENNLLLESYVGWNAGGAIYADGNYKLEISDCVFKGSKIKYSVNSQTIMSGGVIYNNYCTIDLKRCIFSENDADKGGAIKNNHGTLHINGTTFKSSKAYWSGGAIDNDGGKVNIDYSTFLDNRASNSYRRPVLYMVEAGAIYNHYGELKVNNSIFNGNYGQINGGAIVSYYGDEYFENTNFTRNQMTWKDYYGKGGAIYHLYNNLTIKNCYFGGNYAAGAGGAIYTIDALVIMDKTRFLWNGQDSIDNVILQRGGAIYIEGAKQAFNITNSQFDYNRAEAGGALYSTDANLIIVNSSLTNNYAEGIGGAIFIKNIISKKIYGTVFKANYNGRGEEDNIYNMDNMGKDIPNYYNNLLKLK, encoded by the coding sequence ATGAAATCAAAACTATTTTCATTAATAATCATGTTTATTTTTGTTTTTTCAGTTGTTACTCCTGTAGTTAACGGATTAGAGAAAATTGATGGTTCAAAGTGGCGTATGGAAATTAATAAAACAAATTCAACAAATAAAACTATAAATGATACTAGTAAAAATTCGACCTTTAATAATACTACTAAAAACCAGACTGATGACCTCAATAAAATGAAATTATATGTGGATTCTATAAATGGTAATGACAGTAATGATGGTATTGATCCAACAAACCCTAAAAAAACAATTAAATCCGCTTTAAGATCTTCCCCTGAAAATGGAACCATTATTTTAAGTGCAAACTGTGATTTTAAAGAAAATGGGATTTATATAGATAAAAATGTACAGATTATTAGTCAAGGTTCAGCAATTGACGCTGAAGGAAATGGTAGAGCCATTGAAATTGCAGGAGATAAAAATGTTAACATTACAGGAGTAAAGATAATAAATGCAAATGTGCTTAGTCCTCGTGATGGAGGCGCTGGCATTTACATTAATAATGGTGCAGAAGTTATAATAGATAACTGTAATTTTAATAATGACATAGCTGGTTTAGATTTTGATCCAATTATTGAAAATCCTCGTATGTCTATAAATTCTATTTATCCCAGTGGAGGAGCAATTTACAATAATGGTGCAAAGTCTCTTATTATAAAGAACTCTCATTTTCAACACAACAAAGCCTATTACGGCGCTGCAATTTATAACTATGGAAATACCAAAATTGAAAATTGTAATTTTGAAAATAATTTATTATTAGAAAGTTATGTGGGATGGAATGCAGGTGGAGCAATTTATGCTGATGGAAATTATAAATTAGAGATATCTGACTGCGTTTTTAAAGGTAGTAAAATAAAATATTCGGTGAATTCTCAGACTATTATGAGTGGTGGTGTAATATATAATAATTATTGTACTATCGATTTAAAACGATGTATTTTTAGTGAAAATGATGCCGATAAAGGTGGCGCCATTAAAAATAATCATGGTACTCTGCATATCAATGGAACTACTTTTAAATCATCTAAAGCTTACTGGTCTGGTGGTGCCATTGATAATGATGGTGGAAAAGTGAATATAGATTATTCTACTTTTTTAGATAATAGAGCTTCAAATAGTTATAGACGTCCTGTATTATATATGGTGGAAGCTGGAGCTATTTATAATCATTATGGTGAATTAAAAGTTAATAACTCTATTTTCAATGGAAACTATGGGCAAATTAATGGTGGGGCTATTGTAAGTTACTATGGGGATGAATACTTTGAAAACACAAATTTCACACGTAATCAAATGACATGGAAAGATTATTATGGAAAAGGCGGAGCTATTTATCATTTATATAATAATTTAACCATTAAAAATTGTTATTTTGGAGGAAACTATGCTGCTGGTGCTGGGGGTGCAATTTACACCATTGATGCTCTTGTAATTATGGACAAAACCCGGTTTTTATGGAATGGACAGGACAGTATCGACAACGTCATCCTGCAACGTGGTGGTGCCATATACATTGAAGGTGCTAAGCAAGCATTTAACATTACCAATAGTCAGTTTGATTATAATCGAGCAGAAGCAGGTGGCGCTTTATATTCAACTGATGCAAATTTAATCATAGTAAACAGTAGCTTAACTAATAATTACGCTGAAGGAATAGGAGGAGCAATATTCATTAAAAATATTATCTCTAAAAAAATATATGGAACAGTTTTTAAAGCAAATTATAATGGCCGTGGGGAAGAAGATAATATCTATAATATGGATAATATGGGCAAAGATATACCTAATTATTATAATAATCTATTAAAATTGAAATAG